The following are from one region of the Rattus rattus isolate New Zealand chromosome 13, Rrattus_CSIRO_v1, whole genome shotgun sequence genome:
- the LOC116914786 gene encoding myeloid-associated differentiation marker-like: MTSIPATVTNTTFTKSIIPGLDSLIIVASPRALIRPLGLLRLLQLASTCAAFSLVIYVGAWMGPMGSWCLFSWCFSFAMTLIVLAVEMAGLQRSLPLSWREFPITCACYAVLFCLSSSIIYPITYVRFMSYGYIRKCAVCAIIFSCISCVAYATEVTWTHSRPGDITGYMASKTGMLKVFESFVACIIFLFLNSPHLYTQEPVLQWCLSVYIICFILTMVVILLYLGKCTKILLIPLTTFLTGMTFLCVLLYTTAIVLWPLYKFSEGFHGVPNREMDSSCNYKHAHSVCVWDRQVAVAFLTGVNLVAYAADFMYTS; encoded by the coding sequence ATGACATCCATACCAGCAACGGTGACTAACACCACCTTCACGAAGTCCATAATCCCAGGCCTGGACTCTTTGATTATCGTGGCATCCCCGCGGGCACTGATCCGGCCTCTGGGCCTTCTCCGGCTGCTGCAGTTGGCATCTACATGCGCAGCTTTCTCGCTAGTGATTTATGTGGGTGCCTGGATGGGCCCCATGGGAAGCTGGTGCCTGTTCTCCTGGTGCTTCAGCTTCGCCATGACACTGATCGTCCTGGCCGTGGAGATGGCTGGACTCCAGAGAAGCTTACCACTGTCATGGCGGGAGTTCCCCATCACGTGTGCCTGCTATGCTGTACTCTTCTGTTTGTCATCTTCCATCATCTATCCTATCACCTATGTGCGGTTCATGTCTTATGGATACATCAGAAAATGTGCTGTCTGCGCCATTATATTCTCGTGCATCTCCTGTGTGGCTTATGCGACAGAGGTGACCTGGACTCATTCAAGGCCTGGAGATATCACTGGCTACATGGCCTCTAAGACTGGGATGCTCAAGGTTTTTGAGTCCTTCGTAGCttgtatcatttttcttttcctcaacaGCCCACACCTGTACACGCAGGAACCTGTCCTGCAGTGGTGTCTGTCCGTGTATATCATTTGCTTCATCCTAACCATGGTGGTTATCCTACTCTACCTTGGGAAATGCACCAAAATCCTGCTCATCCCGCTCACCACCTTCTTGACAGGCATGACTTTCTTGTGTGTCCTCCTGTACACCACCgccattgtcctctggcctctctacAAGTTCAGTGAAGGGTTTCATGGTGTACCCAATCGAGAAATGGATTCGAGCTGCAATTATAAACATGCCCACTCAGTGTGTGTCTGGGACCGCCAAGTGGCAGTGGCGTTCTTGACTGGAGTCAACCTCGTAGCATATGCAGCTGACTTTATGTACACTAGCTAG